In the genome of Hymenobacter cellulosivorans, one region contains:
- a CDS encoding SAM-dependent methyltransferase — protein MKNDELLHSLNSFLVKNGPDKEEYQFLDSLIQVFEKKVKDNTIHPEDLARLKENCGFLDTTRSIMGHILHKPFGYAGDFSIIDRIYTCDTSNDHRKWDDYSLASSAAQAVRNRKKYFKDHVSGKLQGEGKLLNIASGPARDLYELYTENQGCQLLTTCVEMDKQAIGHAKFLNEAYLDKIEFVNKNIFRYEAENKFDIIWSAGLFDYFDDKAFVLLLKRFSMWLVPGGEMIIGNFNEDNNPNRFYMEFFGDWRLNHRTEEQLINLAMSAGFARADIFIGKEPENINLFLHIRNQVLAVQVPEENGSAMPALACV, from the coding sequence ATGAAAAACGACGAGCTACTGCACAGCCTCAATTCCTTTCTTGTAAAGAACGGGCCTGATAAGGAAGAGTATCAATTTCTTGATTCTTTAATTCAGGTATTTGAGAAAAAAGTTAAGGATAATACTATTCATCCCGAAGACCTGGCTAGATTAAAAGAAAACTGTGGTTTTCTCGATACGACTCGGTCTATCATGGGCCATATCTTGCACAAGCCTTTCGGGTATGCCGGGGATTTTTCGATAATCGATAGAATTTACACCTGTGATACGTCGAACGACCATCGTAAGTGGGATGATTATTCACTGGCCAGTTCTGCTGCTCAGGCCGTCCGAAACCGGAAGAAGTATTTTAAGGACCATGTTTCAGGTAAGTTGCAAGGGGAAGGAAAGCTTCTTAATATAGCCAGCGGTCCGGCCAGAGACTTGTATGAGCTGTATACTGAAAACCAGGGCTGCCAGCTGCTGACTACCTGCGTGGAAATGGACAAGCAGGCAATTGGCCACGCTAAGTTTTTGAATGAAGCTTACTTAGATAAGATTGAATTTGTAAATAAGAACATATTCAGATACGAAGCCGAAAACAAGTTTGATATAATATGGTCGGCGGGCTTGTTTGATTATTTTGATGATAAAGCTTTTGTGTTACTGCTGAAAAGATTTTCAATGTGGTTGGTGCCAGGTGGGGAAATGATAATCGGCAACTTTAATGAGGATAATAATCCTAATCGATTTTATATGGAATTCTTCGGTGACTGGCGCCTTAATCATCGAACGGAGGAGCAGTTGATTAATTTGGCTATGTCGGCAGGCTTTGCCAGGGCGGATATTTTTATCGGTAAGGAGCCGGAAAACATTAATTTGTTTCTGCACATAAGAAATCAAGTATTAGCTGTACAGGTGCCGGAAGAAAATGGCTCGGCCATGCCCGCGCTGGCATGCGTGTAG
- a CDS encoding DUF5713 family protein, with protein sequence MAQQQAALQNEAVRQYSFLAEMSADSYFPNHLVDKGKAILVELCFHIEQQYPQDLEALYKLTHTATDQFNDLQEEFWEADSEIETAARDCIARDFKFVATAYGFEADLEELIATRDW encoded by the coding sequence ATGGCTCAGCAGCAGGCCGCCCTTCAGAACGAAGCCGTGCGGCAATATTCCTTCCTGGCGGAAATGTCCGCCGACTCCTACTTCCCCAACCACTTGGTCGATAAGGGCAAGGCCATCCTGGTAGAGCTTTGCTTCCACATCGAGCAACAATATCCCCAGGACCTGGAGGCCCTTTATAAGCTTACCCACACTGCCACCGACCAGTTCAACGACTTGCAGGAGGAGTTCTGGGAAGCCGACAGCGAAATTGAAACTGCCGCCCGCGACTGTATTGCCCGGGACTTCAAATTTGTTGCCACGGCATACGGGTTTGAGGCCGATCTGGAAGAACTGATTGCCACGCGGGATTGGTGA
- a CDS encoding lactonase family protein: protein MKLNPFITRRTFLQRTALVAAGPLLAACVTGKGAAEATKEYLLYIGTYGAAEQDNIFLYRLHPRTGAFTRVAGFRGGVKPGFLTLSTDHRFLYATLEIEGSGSGAIRAFGIDQGSGGLSVLNEQPSAGAGPCYVSLAPGNKAVLAANYGGGTISALPVQPGGQLAPAAVVDQHQGSGPHKNQDKPHAHFIRPDPQGRYALAVDLGNDQVLSYALNPATGLPQLPGKTAFKGQPGAGPRHLAFHPGGRWAYLINELNSTVTALSYDAAQGTFTELHTLSALPAGYAGTSYCADIHVSPDGRFVYGSNRGHDSIVVMAVDEDSGRLSLVQHASTQGKFPRNFTISPDGRLLLVANQHTNNIFSYHVDPKTGQLTPTGFSTEMPAPVCLHLVADFTTG from the coding sequence ATGAAGCTAAACCCTTTTATTACCCGCCGCACCTTTCTTCAACGTACCGCCTTGGTCGCCGCCGGCCCGCTGCTGGCCGCCTGCGTCACGGGCAAGGGGGCTGCGGAAGCCACCAAGGAATACTTGCTTTACATCGGTACTTACGGCGCGGCTGAGCAGGATAATATCTTTCTCTACCGCCTGCACCCGCGCACCGGCGCTTTTACCCGGGTAGCGGGCTTTCGGGGCGGAGTGAAGCCGGGTTTTCTGACGCTCTCTACCGACCACCGCTTCCTCTACGCCACCCTGGAGATTGAGGGCAGCGGCAGCGGGGCCATCCGGGCCTTTGGCATCGACCAGGGCAGCGGCGGGCTGTCGGTGCTCAACGAACAGCCCTCGGCCGGGGCGGGCCCGTGCTACGTTAGCCTCGCCCCGGGCAACAAAGCCGTGTTGGCCGCCAACTACGGCGGCGGCACTATCAGCGCCTTGCCGGTGCAGCCGGGCGGGCAGCTGGCCCCAGCCGCCGTCGTCGACCAGCACCAGGGCTCCGGGCCCCACAAAAATCAGGACAAGCCCCACGCCCATTTTATCCGGCCCGATCCCCAGGGCCGCTACGCCCTGGCCGTAGACCTGGGCAATGACCAAGTGCTGAGCTACGCGCTGAACCCGGCTACCGGGCTACCCCAGCTACCGGGCAAAACGGCTTTTAAAGGGCAGCCCGGAGCTGGCCCCCGCCACCTGGCCTTTCACCCAGGCGGCCGCTGGGCCTACCTGATTAACGAGCTGAACTCCACCGTCACGGCTCTGAGCTACGATGCCGCCCAGGGCACGTTTACGGAACTGCATACCCTGTCGGCCCTGCCCGCGGGCTACGCCGGCACTAGCTACTGCGCCGACATCCACGTTTCGCCCGACGGCCGCTTTGTGTACGGCTCCAACCGCGGGCACGACAGCATCGTGGTAATGGCCGTAGACGAGGACAGCGGCCGGCTAAGCCTGGTGCAGCACGCCAGCACCCAGGGCAAATTCCCACGCAACTTCACGATTTCGCCTGACGGCCGCCTGCTGCTGGTCGCCAATCAGCACACCAACAACATCTTCAGCTACCATGTCGACCCGAAAACCGGCCAGCTCACCCCCACGGGCTTTTCTACGGAGATGCCCGCCCCGGTGTGCCTGCATTTAGTGGCAGATTTTACAACGGGATAA
- a CDS encoding 3-keto-disaccharide hydrolase → MKKSTVLVLGATLLLTSVSFTPAKGWEPLLDQKLSKWRTFQSYRHQVGYRGQAPTDANGQVIPPLGYDKNEADVFSVEMQEGEPVLRISGEIYGCVFTKQDYSNYDLKLKVKWGGKKWVPRLDEPRDSGILYNSQGECGVDYWKSWMLSQEFQVSEHQKGNAMGDFWCIANSAADIRASFDATKDTLKYNPAAAPVTMGKGGKGFCQAAANYELPNGQWNELELINVNGKSIHLVNGHVVLAVDNSSFVVNGQRQPLTSGKIQLQSEAAEVYYKGIMIKPLDAMPKQYAQYFK, encoded by the coding sequence ATGAAAAAATCTACGGTCCTGGTGCTGGGTGCTACGCTGCTGTTAACCTCCGTTTCCTTTACCCCGGCTAAGGGCTGGGAGCCGTTGCTGGACCAAAAGCTGAGCAAGTGGCGGACGTTCCAAAGCTATCGGCACCAAGTGGGTTACCGGGGCCAGGCACCCACCGATGCCAACGGACAGGTGATTCCGCCTCTGGGCTACGATAAGAACGAGGCTGATGTCTTCTCCGTGGAAATGCAGGAAGGGGAGCCGGTGCTGCGCATCAGCGGGGAAATCTACGGGTGCGTGTTTACCAAGCAGGATTACAGCAACTACGACCTCAAGCTCAAGGTGAAGTGGGGCGGCAAGAAGTGGGTGCCCCGCCTCGACGAGCCCCGCGACAGTGGCATCCTCTACAACAGCCAGGGCGAGTGCGGCGTCGACTACTGGAAAAGCTGGATGCTGAGCCAGGAATTCCAGGTCTCGGAGCATCAGAAGGGCAACGCCATGGGCGACTTTTGGTGCATCGCCAACTCGGCAGCCGACATCCGCGCCTCCTTCGACGCCACCAAAGACACGCTTAAGTACAATCCTGCCGCCGCGCCGGTCACGATGGGCAAGGGCGGCAAGGGCTTCTGCCAGGCCGCGGCCAACTATGAACTACCCAACGGGCAGTGGAACGAGCTGGAGTTGATCAACGTGAATGGCAAGAGCATACATTTGGTCAACGGCCATGTCGTGCTGGCCGTCGACAACTCCTCCTTCGTGGTCAACGGCCAGCGCCAGCCCCTGACCAGTGGTAAGATTCAGCTGCAAAGCGAAGCGGCCGAAGTGTATTACAAGGGTATCATGATCAAGCCCCTGGATGCCATGCCCAAGCAGTACGCCCAGTATTTCAAGTAG
- a CDS encoding 3-keto-disaccharide hydrolase, which translates to MKLPLLFSAVLFGFSTMTQAQQTGKPEATEVWEPVPKTVTANPLFTPPPSDAVVLFNGKDLSQWVSADDRAAPARWKVAGGLLTIDKATGNIETKQAFTNYQLHLEWRVPAGISGTGQARGNSGIFLASLGKGDLGYELQILDSYQNKTYANGMAGSIYKQHIPLANPARKPSEWQSYDVLWTAPTFKPDGAMLTPARVTVLFNGVVVQQNVTLAGPTVYIGAPSYQQAHGPAPIKLQAHGDKSEPISFRNIWVREL; encoded by the coding sequence ATGAAGCTGCCCCTGCTGTTTTCCGCCGTTCTTTTCGGCTTTTCCACCATGACCCAGGCCCAGCAAACCGGCAAGCCCGAAGCCACCGAAGTGTGGGAGCCAGTGCCCAAAACCGTGACGGCTAACCCTCTTTTTACCCCGCCACCCTCCGACGCGGTAGTGCTCTTCAACGGCAAAGACCTCAGCCAGTGGGTATCGGCTGACGACCGCGCGGCCCCGGCCCGGTGGAAAGTAGCCGGCGGCTTGCTCACCATTGACAAGGCCACGGGCAACATCGAAACCAAGCAGGCCTTTACCAACTACCAATTGCACTTGGAATGGCGGGTGCCGGCCGGTATCAGCGGCACAGGCCAGGCCCGCGGCAACAGCGGCATCTTCCTGGCTTCGTTGGGTAAGGGTGACCTGGGCTACGAGCTGCAAATCCTGGATTCTTACCAGAACAAGACCTACGCCAACGGCATGGCGGGCAGCATTTACAAGCAGCATATTCCCCTGGCCAACCCCGCCCGCAAGCCCAGCGAATGGCAAAGCTACGACGTGCTCTGGACCGCCCCGACCTTCAAGCCCGACGGCGCAATGCTGACCCCGGCCCGCGTAACGGTGCTCTTCAACGGGGTAGTCGTGCAGCAAAACGTGACCCTGGCCGGCCCCACGGTGTATATCGGGGCGCCCAGCTACCAGCAGGCCCACGGCCCGGCCCCCATCAAGCTCCAGGCCCACGGCGACAAAAGTGAGCCCATCAGCTTCCGCAATATCTGGGTGCGGGAGCTGTAG
- a CDS encoding hydroxypyruvate isomerase family protein, whose amino-acid sequence MATWNRRAAVKGLLAGTAAVSTLGLGGACAAEDKKTALAMPLKGNIRQSVCRWCFQDLPLEQLCAAAKEMGIRGIDLVGPKDWPTLQKYGLDSPMCNGAEINLTDGFNDPQFHARLQKQYAEMIPRVAKAGYQNLICFSGSRRGMSDAAGWDNCVRGLQPLLKLAAQHKVVLVMELLNSKIDHKDYHCDHTAWGVELAKKLGSEHFKLLYDIYHMQINEGDVIRTLTQHHEYIAHYHTAGVPGRHELDDQQELNYPAIMRAIQATGFQGYVAQEFMPRNADKLASLRQAVQLCDV is encoded by the coding sequence GTGGCTACCTGGAATCGGCGGGCGGCGGTGAAAGGGCTGCTGGCCGGCACGGCAGCCGTGAGTACGCTGGGTCTGGGCGGGGCCTGCGCCGCCGAGGATAAAAAAACTGCCCTAGCTATGCCGCTTAAGGGCAACATCCGGCAGTCGGTGTGCCGCTGGTGCTTTCAGGACCTGCCCCTGGAACAGCTCTGCGCTGCGGCCAAGGAAATGGGTATCCGGGGCATTGACTTAGTGGGGCCCAAGGACTGGCCGACACTGCAGAAGTACGGTCTTGACTCGCCCATGTGCAACGGGGCCGAAATCAACCTGACCGACGGCTTTAACGACCCGCAGTTTCACGCCCGCCTGCAGAAGCAGTACGCCGAGATGATTCCGCGGGTAGCCAAGGCCGGCTACCAGAACTTAATTTGCTTTAGTGGCAGCCGTCGGGGCATGTCGGATGCGGCAGGCTGGGACAACTGCGTACGGGGTCTCCAGCCCCTGCTCAAGCTGGCTGCCCAGCACAAGGTAGTGCTGGTCATGGAACTGCTCAACAGCAAAATTGACCATAAGGACTACCACTGCGACCATACTGCCTGGGGAGTGGAGCTGGCCAAAAAGCTGGGCTCGGAGCACTTCAAGCTGCTCTACGACATCTACCACATGCAGATCAATGAGGGCGACGTCATCCGCACCCTGACCCAGCACCACGAGTACATTGCCCACTACCACACCGCCGGCGTGCCCGGCCGCCACGAGCTCGACGACCAGCAGGAGCTCAACTACCCAGCCATCATGCGGGCCATCCAGGCCACCGGCTTCCAAGGCTACGTAGCCCAGGAATTCATGCCCCGTAATGCTGATAAGCTGGCCTCCCTACGCCAGGCCGTGCAGCTCTGCGACGTGTAG
- a CDS encoding nucleoside permease, translating to MNTTIRIKLSIMMFLEFFIWGAWFVTLGTYLLRNLNATGTQVGVAFLTQSIGAIVAPFIIGLIADRFFSAQKILGVLHLAGAALLWHASTAPDFSSFYPNILTYMILYMPTLALVNSIAFRQMQNPQKEFATIRVLGTLGWIVAGLTIGWLNWEQSGSLQSTFLMAAGASALLGLFSFTLPATPPVKTGQASSLGDMLGLDAIGLLKNRSYLIFFLASIAICIPLAFYYGFTNPFLNEVGMKAAAGVQSLGQVSELLFMLLIPVFFSRLGVKKMLAIGMGAWVLRYLCFAYGNGTGSYWMLIAGIVLHGICYDFFFVTGQIYTDNLAGERFKSSAQGFITLATYGVGMLIGTLLSGRIFDAYQTTPTTHDWRMIWLIPAGIAVVVLFLFLLLFKDRAQAQAAEAPAFDAAAPTLAQAN from the coding sequence ATGAATACCACCATCCGCATCAAGCTGTCCATCATGATGTTTCTGGAGTTTTTTATCTGGGGCGCGTGGTTTGTGACGCTGGGTACCTACCTGCTGCGCAACCTCAATGCCACCGGCACCCAGGTGGGCGTGGCCTTTCTGACTCAGTCCATCGGGGCCATTGTGGCGCCTTTCATCATTGGGCTTATTGCCGACCGGTTCTTCTCGGCCCAAAAGATTCTGGGGGTGCTGCACCTGGCTGGGGCGGCCCTGCTGTGGCACGCCTCCACCGCGCCCGACTTCAGCTCCTTCTATCCCAACATTCTGACCTACATGATTCTGTACATGCCCACGCTGGCCCTGGTTAACTCCATTGCCTTCCGGCAGATGCAGAATCCGCAGAAGGAGTTTGCCACCATCCGGGTACTGGGTACCCTGGGCTGGATTGTGGCTGGCCTAACCATCGGCTGGCTCAACTGGGAGCAAAGCGGCAGCCTGCAAAGCACCTTCCTGATGGCGGCCGGGGCCTCAGCCTTGCTGGGCTTGTTTAGCTTCACGCTGCCGGCCACGCCGCCCGTCAAAACCGGGCAGGCCAGCTCCCTGGGCGACATGCTGGGCCTCGATGCCATTGGGTTGCTCAAGAACCGCTCCTACCTGATTTTCTTTCTGGCTTCCATTGCCATCTGTATTCCACTGGCCTTTTACTATGGCTTTACCAACCCGTTCTTGAACGAAGTGGGCATGAAAGCGGCAGCCGGGGTGCAGAGCCTGGGCCAGGTATCCGAGCTGCTGTTTATGCTCCTGATTCCGGTGTTCTTCAGCCGCCTGGGCGTCAAGAAGATGCTGGCCATCGGCATGGGGGCCTGGGTTTTGCGCTATCTGTGTTTCGCCTACGGCAACGGCACGGGCAGCTACTGGATGCTGATTGCGGGCATCGTGCTGCACGGCATCTGCTACGACTTCTTCTTCGTTACGGGCCAGATTTACACCGACAACCTGGCCGGGGAACGGTTCAAGAGCTCGGCCCAGGGCTTTATCACCCTGGCTACCTACGGCGTGGGCATGCTCATCGGCACTCTGCTCTCGGGCCGCATCTTTGACGCCTACCAGACTACGCCCACGACCCACGACTGGCGCATGATCTGGCTGATTCCGGCCGGCATAGCCGTAGTGGTGCTCTTCTTGTTCCTGCTGCTGTTCAAGGACCGCGCCCAGGCCCAGGCCGCCGAAGCCCCGGCCTTTGATGCGGCTGCTCCTACTTTGGCGCAAGCCAACTAA
- a CDS encoding c-type cytochrome, translating to MKKAFLFLSFGAMLAACSSGSEKKAREEYTLANTEETLATDSTTGANVTAVAHQPQIDTSATKIGTGPTGGAVAKGAKLIEGSDCMGCHRENEKLLGPAYKAVAEKYPSNDANVSMLAGKIIKGGKGNWGDIAMTPHPGLSEADAQEMARYILSLR from the coding sequence ATGAAAAAAGCCTTCCTATTTCTGAGCTTCGGCGCGATGCTGGCGGCCTGCTCTTCCGGATCGGAGAAAAAAGCCAGGGAAGAATACACTCTGGCTAATACCGAGGAAACCTTGGCCACCGACAGCACTACTGGTGCCAACGTCACGGCCGTCGCTCATCAGCCCCAGATTGACACCAGCGCCACCAAAATCGGAACCGGGCCCACGGGCGGGGCGGTAGCCAAGGGCGCTAAGCTCATCGAGGGTAGCGACTGTATGGGCTGCCACCGCGAAAACGAGAAGCTGCTGGGCCCTGCCTACAAAGCCGTAGCCGAAAAATACCCCAGCAACGACGCCAACGTGAGCATGCTGGCCGGCAAGATTATCAAAGGCGGCAAGGGCAACTGGGGTGACATCGCCATGACACCCCATCCCGGCCTCTCAGAAGCCGATGCCCAGGAAATGGCCCGCTACATCTTGAGCCTGCGGTAG
- a CDS encoding sugar phosphate isomerase/epimerase family protein — protein sequence MKTIKGPAIFLAQFISEQPPFNSLDSICQWASSLGFKGVQLPSLDKRFIDLQLAAESQTYADEVKGKVQTAGLEITELSTHLQGQLVAVNPVYDSLFDGFAPKALHGNPKARQEWAVQQLKYAAKASQNLGLTAHATFSGALLWPMVYPWPQRPAGLVEMGFTELAKRWLPILQTFDECGVDVCYEVHAGEDLHDGISYEMFLDKVQHHPRACLLYDPSHFVLQCLDYLEYIDLYHERIRAFHVKDAEFNPSGRQGVYGGYQAWADRAGRFRSPGDGQVNFKAIFSKLAQYDYPGWAVLEWECALKHPEDGACEGATFIKDHIIRVTDKAFDDFAASGVDEAKNKALLGL from the coding sequence ATGAAAACTATCAAAGGGCCCGCTATTTTTCTGGCCCAGTTTATTTCCGAACAACCGCCGTTTAACAGTCTGGACAGCATCTGCCAGTGGGCCAGCAGCCTGGGCTTTAAAGGCGTGCAGCTTCCGAGCTTGGACAAACGCTTCATCGACCTGCAGCTGGCGGCCGAGAGTCAGACCTATGCCGACGAAGTAAAAGGCAAGGTGCAGACCGCCGGCCTGGAAATCACCGAGTTGTCGACCCACCTGCAGGGGCAGCTGGTAGCCGTAAATCCTGTGTACGATTCGCTCTTCGACGGCTTTGCCCCCAAGGCCTTGCACGGTAACCCCAAGGCCCGGCAAGAGTGGGCGGTGCAGCAGCTCAAGTACGCAGCTAAGGCGTCCCAGAACCTGGGCCTTACTGCCCACGCCACCTTCAGCGGGGCGTTGCTTTGGCCAATGGTCTACCCCTGGCCCCAGCGCCCGGCGGGCCTCGTGGAAATGGGCTTTACGGAGCTGGCTAAGCGTTGGCTGCCGATTCTGCAAACCTTCGACGAGTGCGGCGTGGACGTGTGCTACGAAGTGCACGCAGGTGAAGACCTGCACGACGGCATCAGCTACGAAATGTTTCTCGACAAGGTGCAGCACCACCCCCGCGCCTGCCTGCTCTACGACCCCTCTCACTTCGTGCTGCAGTGCCTCGACTACCTGGAGTACATCGACCTCTACCACGAGCGAATCCGGGCCTTTCACGTCAAGGATGCCGAGTTTAACCCCAGCGGCCGGCAGGGCGTGTACGGGGGCTACCAGGCCTGGGCCGACCGCGCCGGCCGCTTCCGTTCCCCCGGCGACGGGCAGGTCAACTTCAAGGCCATTTTCAGCAAACTGGCCCAGTACGACTACCCCGGCTGGGCCGTGCTGGAATGGGAATGCGCCCTGAAACACCCCGAAGACGGTGCCTGCGAAGGCGCCACGTTCATCAAAGACCACATCATCCGCGTCACCGACAAGGCCTTCGACGACTTTGCCGCGTCCGGGGTTGATGAAGCCAAAAACAAAGCCCTGCTGGGCCTTTAA
- a CDS encoding Gfo/Idh/MocA family protein, translating into MKLRLGMIGGGQGAFIGAVHRHAAALDGLYELVAGAFSSNPDTSRASGQLLGLQPERVYGSYEELIQREKELPAELRVQVLSIVTPNHLHFAPAKLALENGFHVILDKPMTFSLAEAKELQAVVEASPTRFCLTHTYTGYPMVKEARQLVAGGELGTIRKVYVEYPQGWLSTFEEGSANKQAAWRTDPARSGVAGAMGDIGTHAFNLLEYVTGLSVTQLCADINTVVPGRQLDDDGAVLLRLSGGASGVLVATQVAAGEENNLRLRVYGEKGGLEWQQADANTLLVKWLDRPTEIRRAGTGYVSSYARHNARTPAGHPEGYLEAFANLYRNFALSLQADLAGTPAPPEALDYPSIEEGVRGMAFIENVIASGRSEQKWTEFTI; encoded by the coding sequence ATGAAACTACGACTGGGCATGATAGGCGGCGGGCAGGGAGCCTTTATTGGGGCTGTACACCGCCACGCTGCCGCCTTGGATGGGCTATATGAGTTAGTTGCCGGAGCCTTCAGCAGCAACCCCGACACCTCCCGGGCCAGCGGGCAGTTGCTAGGCCTCCAGCCCGAGCGGGTTTACGGCTCTTACGAGGAGCTGATCCAGCGCGAAAAAGAGCTGCCCGCCGAGCTGCGGGTGCAGGTGTTGTCCATCGTGACGCCCAACCACCTGCACTTCGCCCCGGCCAAGCTGGCCCTAGAAAACGGCTTCCACGTCATTCTCGACAAGCCCATGACCTTTTCTTTGGCCGAAGCCAAGGAGCTGCAAGCTGTGGTCGAGGCCAGCCCGACCCGCTTCTGCCTGACCCATACCTACACCGGCTACCCCATGGTGAAAGAAGCCCGGCAGCTGGTTGCAGGTGGGGAGTTGGGCACCATCCGCAAGGTGTACGTAGAGTATCCGCAGGGCTGGCTGAGCACCTTCGAGGAAGGCTCGGCCAACAAGCAGGCCGCTTGGCGCACCGACCCCGCCCGCAGCGGCGTCGCCGGGGCCATGGGCGACATTGGCACTCATGCCTTCAACCTGCTCGAGTACGTCACGGGCCTAAGCGTGACCCAGCTCTGCGCCGACATCAACACCGTAGTACCCGGCCGGCAGCTCGACGACGACGGGGCCGTGCTCTTGCGCCTTTCGGGTGGGGCCAGCGGCGTGCTGGTGGCTACACAGGTGGCGGCCGGCGAGGAAAACAACCTGCGCCTGCGGGTGTACGGGGAAAAAGGTGGCCTGGAATGGCAGCAGGCCGATGCCAACACCCTGCTGGTAAAGTGGCTTGACCGGCCTACCGAAATTCGCCGGGCGGGTACGGGCTACGTCAGTTCCTACGCCCGCCACAACGCCCGCACCCCCGCCGGCCACCCCGAGGGCTACCTCGAAGCCTTTGCCAACCTCTACCGCAACTTCGCCCTGAGCCTGCAAGCCGACCTGGCCGGCACCCCCGCCCCACCCGAAGCTCTGGACTACCCCAGCATTGAAGAAGGGGTGCGGGGCATGGCCTTCATCGAAAACGTCATTGCCTCGGGCCGCTCCGAACAGAAGTGGACCGAGTTTACCATTTAG
- a CDS encoding gluconate 2-dehydrogenase subunit 3 family protein, translating into MNRRDALTRVALIMGGTLIGGDYFLSSCSSPTEEKNAKATTAAKKEKPFLNQDQVAYLNEVGETILPTTKTPGAKAADVGSFMAVMVKDCYEPKDQQIFLEGLTKLEQASKQKNGKGFLESTPEQRTVLLTALDAEQKNYSKTKTLEAPNHYFRMLKELTLLGYFTSEVGSTKALRYLPVPGKYDGCVPYKKGDRAWATT; encoded by the coding sequence ATGAACAGAAGAGACGCCCTCACCCGGGTAGCCCTCATCATGGGCGGCACCCTTATCGGCGGTGACTATTTTTTGAGCAGCTGCTCCTCGCCCACCGAGGAAAAGAATGCCAAGGCCACCACGGCCGCTAAAAAGGAAAAGCCTTTTCTCAATCAGGATCAAGTTGCCTACCTCAATGAGGTAGGGGAAACCATCCTGCCCACCACCAAAACGCCCGGGGCCAAAGCCGCCGACGTGGGCTCGTTCATGGCCGTCATGGTCAAGGACTGCTACGAGCCCAAAGACCAGCAGATTTTCCTGGAGGGCCTGACTAAGCTGGAGCAGGCCAGTAAGCAGAAAAACGGTAAGGGCTTTCTGGAAAGCACCCCGGAGCAGCGTACTGTCCTGCTCACGGCCCTGGACGCTGAACAGAAAAATTACAGCAAAACCAAAACCCTGGAAGCGCCCAACCACTACTTCCGCATGCTCAAAGAGCTGACTTTGCTGGGTTACTTCACCTCCGAAGTGGGCAGCACCAAGGCCCTGCGCTACCTGCCCGTGCCGGGCAAATACGACGGCTGCGTGCCCTACAAAAAAGGCGACCGGGCCTGGGCTACTACTTAA